A region from the Bos indicus isolate NIAB-ARS_2022 breed Sahiwal x Tharparkar chromosome 14, NIAB-ARS_B.indTharparkar_mat_pri_1.0, whole genome shotgun sequence genome encodes:
- the RPL8 gene encoding large ribosomal subunit protein uL2, translated as MGRVIRGQRKGAGSVFRAHVKHRKGAARLRAVDFAERHGYIKGIVKDIIHDPGRGAPLAKVVFRDPYRFKKRTELFIAAEGIHTGQFVYCGKKAQLNIGNVLPVGTMPEGTIVCCLEEKPGDRGKLARASGNYATVISHNPETKKTRVKLPSGSKKVISSANRAVVGVVAGGGRIDKPILKAGRAYHKYKAKRNCWPRVRGVAMNPVEHPFGGGNHQHIGKPSTIRRDAPAGRKVGLIAARRTGRLRGTKTVQEKEN; from the exons ATGGGCCGCGTGATTCGTGGGCAGAGGAAGGGCGCCGGCTCCGTGTTCCGCGCACATGTGAAGCACAGAAAAGGCGCCGCGCGCCTACGCGCCGTGGATTTCGCCGAGCGACACGGATATATCAAGGGCATCGTGAAG GACATCATCCACGACCCGGGCCGCGGAGCGCCCCTTGCCAAAGTGGTTTTCCGGGATCCGTACCGTTTTAAGAAGCGGACAGAGCTGTTCATCGCTGCTGAGGGCATCCACACCGGCCAGTTTGTGTACTGCGGCAAGAAGG CCCAGCTCAACATCGGCAACGTGCTCCCGGTGGGCACCATGCCTGAGGGCACCATCGTGTGTTGTCTGGAGGAGAAGCCTGGTGACCGAGGCAAGCTGGCAAGAGCCTCTGGAAACTatgccacagtcatctcccacaACCCTGAGACAAAGAAGACGCGAGTGAAGCTGCCTTCGGGCTCCAAAAAGGTCATCTCCTCTGCCAACAGAGCTGTGGTCG GTGTGGTGGCTGGAGGTGGCCGCATTGACAAGCCCATTCTGAAGGCCGGCCGTGCCTACCACAAGTATAAGGCAAAGAGGAACTGCTGGCCACGGGTGCGGGGTGTGGCCATGAAC CCTGTCGAGCATCCCTTCGGAGGTGGCAACCACCAGCACATCGGCAAACCCTCTACTATTCGCAGAGACGCCCCTGCTGGCCGGAAAGTGGGTCTCATTGCTGCCCGCCGGACAGGCCGTCTCCGGGGAACTAAGACTGTGCAGGAGAAGGAGAACTAG
- the ZNF7 gene encoding zinc finger protein 7 isoform X1: MPAAGQAQVSQPGHVDSHPPSLMEAVTFGDVAVHFSREEWQCLDPGQRALYKEVMLENHSSVAGLAGFLVFKPELISRLEQGQDPWVLDLQGAEGREEARTTRTDSTVGTDGEQDMDSFKSESGGVMVKTLPQNFPQSPGFGNTSDPEVCSQRQPTSLFHKNFLNMGTMGPRKAFTEDEFQGHGEWGSSGRLGCQPDQSQWSFGRCDVCGRSLRSPSDAALHQEVNTQQKPNRCQECQKQLSDCFQGRPLSTFPGEKPYECRECGKVFRLCSQLTQHQRIHTGEKPFKCTDCGKAFRLSSKLIQHQRIHTGEKPYRCEECGKAFGQSSSLIHHQRVHTGERPYGCRECGKAFSQQSQLARHQRTHTGERPYPCRECGKAFSQSSTLAQHQRMHAAEKLELPRTPESPSLGARQRMHVPEKPFKCDECGKAFRWVSRLSQHQLTHTGEKPYKCNKCSKAFGCSSRLIRHQRTHTGEKPFKCDECGKGFVQGSHLIQHQRIHTGEKPYECSDCGKAFSQSSSLIYHQRIHKGEKPYECLECGKAFSMSTQLTIHQRVHTGERPYKCSECGKAFSQNSTLFQHQIIHAGVKPYGCSECGKAFSRSSYLIEHQRIHTRAQWYREYGSTLEASTHTSRRRVNTVKKLHKCNECEKIFRWRSHLIIHQRIHTGEKPYKCNECDKAFNRSSRLTQHQKIHMG, from the exons ATGCCTGCTGCTGGCCAGGCCCAG GTCTCTCAGCCAGGACACGTGGATTCCCACCCACCGAGCCTCATG GAGGCTGTGACATTTGGTGATGTGGCCGTGCACTTCTCGCGGGAGGAATGGCAGTGTCTGGACCCTGGCCAGAGGGCTCTCTACAAGGAGGTGATGCTTGAGAACCACAGCAGTGTGGCTGGACTAG caggatTCCTGGTCTTCAAGCCTGAGCTGATCTCCCGGCTAGAACAGGGGCAGGATCCATGGGTCCTTGACCTGCAaggagcagaggggagagaggaagccAGGACCACCCGGACAG ATTCTACAGTTGGGACTGATGGTGAGCAGGACATGGACAGTTTTAAATCAGAATCCGGGGGGGTCATGGTCAAAACCTTGCCCCAGAACTTTCCTCAGAGTCCTGGCTTTGGAAACACCTCAGATCCTGAAGTCTGTTCACAGAGACAGCCAACCTCCCTCTTCCATAAAAACTTCTTGAACATGGGGACCATGGGTCCCAGGAAGGCCTTCACCGAGGACGAGTTCCAGGGTCATGGTGAGTGGGGAAGCAGTGGCCGCCTGGGTTGTCAGCCTGATCAAAGTCAGTGGTCCTTCGGAAGGTGCGATGTATGTGGCAGGAGTCTGCGATCTCCTTCAGATGCTGCTCTACACCAGGAAGTGAATACCCAGCAGAAACCCAACAGATGCCAAGAGTGCCAAAAACAGTTATCCGATTGCTTCCAGGGGAGACCTCTGAGTACCTTtcctggagagaaaccatatgagTGTAGGGAGTGTGGGAAGGTCTTCAGGTTGTGCTCACAGCTTACTCAGCATCAGAGGAtccacactggagagaagccGTTTAAGTGCACCGACTGTGGGAAGGCCTTTCGCCTGAGCTCAAAACTTATTCAGCATCAAAGGATTCACACTGGGGAGAAGCCCTACAGGTGTGaagaatgtggaaaagcctttgGGCAGAGCTCCAGCCTCATCCATCATCAGAGGGTCCACACGGGAGAGAGGCCCTATGGCTGCCGGGAGTGCGGGAAGGCCTTCAGCCAGCAGTCTCAGCTGGCCAGGCACCAGAGGACCCACACGGGAGAGCGGCCCTACCCGTGCCGGGAGTGCGGCAAGGCCTTCAGCCAGAGCTCAACCCTAGCTCAGCACCAGCGGATGCACGCTGCAGAGAAGCTTGAGCTCCCGAGAACCCCGGAGAGTCCCAGCCTGGGTGCACGTCAGAGGATGCATGTTCCTGAGAAGCCATTTAAGTGTGACGAGTGTGGGAAGGCTTTCCGGTGGGTCTCCCGCCTGAGTCAGCATCAACTGacacacactggagagaaaccttataaatgcaACAAGTGTTCAAAAGCCTTTGGTTGCAGTTCACGACTTATTCGCCACCAGAGAACTCACACTGGAGAAAAACCGTTTAAGTGCGATGAGTGTGGGAAGGGCTTTGTCCAGGGCTCACACCTCATTcagcatcagagaattcataccgGGGAGAAGCCGTACGAGTGCAGTGACTGCGGGAAGGCCTTTAGCCAGAGCTCGAGCCTCATTTACCATCAGAGGATTCATAAGGGGGAGAAGCCCTACGAGTGCCTcgaatgtggaaaagccttcagcATGAGCACACAGCTCACAATACACCAGAGGGTGCACACGGGCGAGAGGCCATATAAGTGCAGTGAGTGTGGGAAGGCCTTCAGCCAGAATTCCACCCTTTTCCAGCACCAGATTATCCATGCCGGGGTGAAGCCCTATGGATGCAGCGAGTGCGGGAAGGCCTTCAGCCGGAGCTCATACCTGATCGAGCACCAGAGGATCCACACTCGTGCCCAGTGGTACCGTGAGTACGGGAGCACCCTGGAGGCTTCCACCCACACGAGTCGTAGGAGAGTTAATACTGTAAAGAAACTTCacaaatgtaatgaatgtgagaaaatattcagGTGGCGGTCGCATCTCATTATCCACcagagaattcacactggagagaaaccttacaaatgtaatgaatgtgaCAAAGCTTTTAATAGGAGCTCAAGGCTTACTCAGCATCAGAAAATTCACATGGGCTAG
- the ZNF7 gene encoding zinc finger protein 7 isoform X5, whose translation MDSFKSESGGVMVKTLPQNFPQSPGFGNTSDPEVCSQRQPTSLFHKNFLNMGTMGPRKAFTEDEFQGHGEWGSSGRLGCQPDQSQWSFGRCDVCGRSLRSPSDAALHQEVNTQQKPNRCQECQKQLSDCFQGRPLSTFPGEKPYECRECGKVFRLCSQLTQHQRIHTGEKPFKCTDCGKAFRLSSKLIQHQRIHTGEKPYRCEECGKAFGQSSSLIHHQRVHTGERPYGCRECGKAFSQQSQLARHQRTHTGERPYPCRECGKAFSQSSTLAQHQRMHAAEKLELPRTPESPSLGARQRMHVPEKPFKCDECGKAFRWVSRLSQHQLTHTGEKPYKCNKCSKAFGCSSRLIRHQRTHTGEKPFKCDECGKGFVQGSHLIQHQRIHTGEKPYECSDCGKAFSQSSSLIYHQRIHKGEKPYECLECGKAFSMSTQLTIHQRVHTGERPYKCSECGKAFSQNSTLFQHQIIHAGVKPYGCSECGKAFSRSSYLIEHQRIHTRAQWYREYGSTLEASTHTSRRRVNTVKKLHKCNECEKIFRWRSHLIIHQRIHTGEKPYKCNECDKAFNRSSRLTQHQKIHMG comes from the coding sequence ATGGACAGTTTTAAATCAGAATCCGGGGGGGTCATGGTCAAAACCTTGCCCCAGAACTTTCCTCAGAGTCCTGGCTTTGGAAACACCTCAGATCCTGAAGTCTGTTCACAGAGACAGCCAACCTCCCTCTTCCATAAAAACTTCTTGAACATGGGGACCATGGGTCCCAGGAAGGCCTTCACCGAGGACGAGTTCCAGGGTCATGGTGAGTGGGGAAGCAGTGGCCGCCTGGGTTGTCAGCCTGATCAAAGTCAGTGGTCCTTCGGAAGGTGCGATGTATGTGGCAGGAGTCTGCGATCTCCTTCAGATGCTGCTCTACACCAGGAAGTGAATACCCAGCAGAAACCCAACAGATGCCAAGAGTGCCAAAAACAGTTATCCGATTGCTTCCAGGGGAGACCTCTGAGTACCTTtcctggagagaaaccatatgagTGTAGGGAGTGTGGGAAGGTCTTCAGGTTGTGCTCACAGCTTACTCAGCATCAGAGGAtccacactggagagaagccGTTTAAGTGCACCGACTGTGGGAAGGCCTTTCGCCTGAGCTCAAAACTTATTCAGCATCAAAGGATTCACACTGGGGAGAAGCCCTACAGGTGTGaagaatgtggaaaagcctttgGGCAGAGCTCCAGCCTCATCCATCATCAGAGGGTCCACACGGGAGAGAGGCCCTATGGCTGCCGGGAGTGCGGGAAGGCCTTCAGCCAGCAGTCTCAGCTGGCCAGGCACCAGAGGACCCACACGGGAGAGCGGCCCTACCCGTGCCGGGAGTGCGGCAAGGCCTTCAGCCAGAGCTCAACCCTAGCTCAGCACCAGCGGATGCACGCTGCAGAGAAGCTTGAGCTCCCGAGAACCCCGGAGAGTCCCAGCCTGGGTGCACGTCAGAGGATGCATGTTCCTGAGAAGCCATTTAAGTGTGACGAGTGTGGGAAGGCTTTCCGGTGGGTCTCCCGCCTGAGTCAGCATCAACTGacacacactggagagaaaccttataaatgcaACAAGTGTTCAAAAGCCTTTGGTTGCAGTTCACGACTTATTCGCCACCAGAGAACTCACACTGGAGAAAAACCGTTTAAGTGCGATGAGTGTGGGAAGGGCTTTGTCCAGGGCTCACACCTCATTcagcatcagagaattcataccgGGGAGAAGCCGTACGAGTGCAGTGACTGCGGGAAGGCCTTTAGCCAGAGCTCGAGCCTCATTTACCATCAGAGGATTCATAAGGGGGAGAAGCCCTACGAGTGCCTcgaatgtggaaaagccttcagcATGAGCACACAGCTCACAATACACCAGAGGGTGCACACGGGCGAGAGGCCATATAAGTGCAGTGAGTGTGGGAAGGCCTTCAGCCAGAATTCCACCCTTTTCCAGCACCAGATTATCCATGCCGGGGTGAAGCCCTATGGATGCAGCGAGTGCGGGAAGGCCTTCAGCCGGAGCTCATACCTGATCGAGCACCAGAGGATCCACACTCGTGCCCAGTGGTACCGTGAGTACGGGAGCACCCTGGAGGCTTCCACCCACACGAGTCGTAGGAGAGTTAATACTGTAAAGAAACTTCacaaatgtaatgaatgtgagaaaatattcagGTGGCGGTCGCATCTCATTATCCACcagagaattcacactggagagaaaccttacaaatgtaatgaatgtgaCAAAGCTTTTAATAGGAGCTCAAGGCTTACTCAGCATCAGAAAATTCACATGGGCTAG
- the ZNF7 gene encoding zinc finger protein 7 isoform X4 → MPAAGQAQVSQPGHVDSHPPSLMEAVTFGDVAVHFSREEWQCLDPGQRALYKEVMLENHSSVAGLAGFLVFKPELISRLEQGQDPWVLDLQGAEGREEARTTRTDSTVGTDGEQDMDSFKSESGGVMVKTLPQNFPQSPGFGNTSDPEVCSQRQPTSLFHKNFLNMGTMGPRKAFTEDEFQGHGEWGSSGRLGCQPDQSQWSFGRCDVCGRSLRSPSDAALHQEVNTQQKPNRCQECQKQLSDCFQGRPLSTFPGEKPYECRECGKVFRLCSQLTQHQRIHTGEKPFKCTDCGKAFRLSSKLIQHQRIHTGEKPYRCEECGKAFGQSSSLIHHQRVHTGERPYGCRECGKAFSQQSQLARHQRTHTGERPYPCRECGKAFSQSSTLAQHQRMHAAEKLELPRTPESPSLGARQRMHVPEKPFKCDECGKAFRWVSRLSQHQLTHTGEKPYKCNKCSKAFGCSSRLIRHQRTHTGEKPFKCDECGKGFVQGSHLIQHQRIHTGEKPYECSDCGKAFSQSSSLIYHQRIHKGEKPYECLECGKAFSMSTQLTIHQRVHTGERPYKCSECGKAFSQNSTLFQHQIIHAGVKPYGCSECGKAFSRSSYLIEHQRIHTRAQWYR, encoded by the exons ATGCCTGCTGCTGGCCAGGCCCAG GTCTCTCAGCCAGGACACGTGGATTCCCACCCACCGAGCCTCATG GAGGCTGTGACATTTGGTGATGTGGCCGTGCACTTCTCGCGGGAGGAATGGCAGTGTCTGGACCCTGGCCAGAGGGCTCTCTACAAGGAGGTGATGCTTGAGAACCACAGCAGTGTGGCTGGACTAG caggatTCCTGGTCTTCAAGCCTGAGCTGATCTCCCGGCTAGAACAGGGGCAGGATCCATGGGTCCTTGACCTGCAaggagcagaggggagagaggaagccAGGACCACCCGGACAG ATTCTACAGTTGGGACTGATGGTGAGCAGGACATGGACAGTTTTAAATCAGAATCCGGGGGGGTCATGGTCAAAACCTTGCCCCAGAACTTTCCTCAGAGTCCTGGCTTTGGAAACACCTCAGATCCTGAAGTCTGTTCACAGAGACAGCCAACCTCCCTCTTCCATAAAAACTTCTTGAACATGGGGACCATGGGTCCCAGGAAGGCCTTCACCGAGGACGAGTTCCAGGGTCATGGTGAGTGGGGAAGCAGTGGCCGCCTGGGTTGTCAGCCTGATCAAAGTCAGTGGTCCTTCGGAAGGTGCGATGTATGTGGCAGGAGTCTGCGATCTCCTTCAGATGCTGCTCTACACCAGGAAGTGAATACCCAGCAGAAACCCAACAGATGCCAAGAGTGCCAAAAACAGTTATCCGATTGCTTCCAGGGGAGACCTCTGAGTACCTTtcctggagagaaaccatatgagTGTAGGGAGTGTGGGAAGGTCTTCAGGTTGTGCTCACAGCTTACTCAGCATCAGAGGAtccacactggagagaagccGTTTAAGTGCACCGACTGTGGGAAGGCCTTTCGCCTGAGCTCAAAACTTATTCAGCATCAAAGGATTCACACTGGGGAGAAGCCCTACAGGTGTGaagaatgtggaaaagcctttgGGCAGAGCTCCAGCCTCATCCATCATCAGAGGGTCCACACGGGAGAGAGGCCCTATGGCTGCCGGGAGTGCGGGAAGGCCTTCAGCCAGCAGTCTCAGCTGGCCAGGCACCAGAGGACCCACACGGGAGAGCGGCCCTACCCGTGCCGGGAGTGCGGCAAGGCCTTCAGCCAGAGCTCAACCCTAGCTCAGCACCAGCGGATGCACGCTGCAGAGAAGCTTGAGCTCCCGAGAACCCCGGAGAGTCCCAGCCTGGGTGCACGTCAGAGGATGCATGTTCCTGAGAAGCCATTTAAGTGTGACGAGTGTGGGAAGGCTTTCCGGTGGGTCTCCCGCCTGAGTCAGCATCAACTGacacacactggagagaaaccttataaatgcaACAAGTGTTCAAAAGCCTTTGGTTGCAGTTCACGACTTATTCGCCACCAGAGAACTCACACTGGAGAAAAACCGTTTAAGTGCGATGAGTGTGGGAAGGGCTTTGTCCAGGGCTCACACCTCATTcagcatcagagaattcataccgGGGAGAAGCCGTACGAGTGCAGTGACTGCGGGAAGGCCTTTAGCCAGAGCTCGAGCCTCATTTACCATCAGAGGATTCATAAGGGGGAGAAGCCCTACGAGTGCCTcgaatgtggaaaagccttcagcATGAGCACACAGCTCACAATACACCAGAGGGTGCACACGGGCGAGAGGCCATATAAGTGCAGTGAGTGTGGGAAGGCCTTCAGCCAGAATTCCACCCTTTTCCAGCACCAGATTATCCATGCCGGGGTGAAGCCCTATGGATGCAGCGAGTGCGGGAAGGCCTTCAGCCGGAGCTCATACCTGATCGAGCACCAGAGGATCCACACTCGTGCCCAGTGGTACC GGTGA
- the ZNF7 gene encoding zinc finger protein 7 isoform X2, with protein sequence MPAAGQAQVSQPGHVDSHPPSLMEAVTFGDVAVHFSREEWQCLDPGQRALYKEVMLENHSSVAGLGFLVFKPELISRLEQGQDPWVLDLQGAEGREEARTTRTDSTVGTDGEQDMDSFKSESGGVMVKTLPQNFPQSPGFGNTSDPEVCSQRQPTSLFHKNFLNMGTMGPRKAFTEDEFQGHGEWGSSGRLGCQPDQSQWSFGRCDVCGRSLRSPSDAALHQEVNTQQKPNRCQECQKQLSDCFQGRPLSTFPGEKPYECRECGKVFRLCSQLTQHQRIHTGEKPFKCTDCGKAFRLSSKLIQHQRIHTGEKPYRCEECGKAFGQSSSLIHHQRVHTGERPYGCRECGKAFSQQSQLARHQRTHTGERPYPCRECGKAFSQSSTLAQHQRMHAAEKLELPRTPESPSLGARQRMHVPEKPFKCDECGKAFRWVSRLSQHQLTHTGEKPYKCNKCSKAFGCSSRLIRHQRTHTGEKPFKCDECGKGFVQGSHLIQHQRIHTGEKPYECSDCGKAFSQSSSLIYHQRIHKGEKPYECLECGKAFSMSTQLTIHQRVHTGERPYKCSECGKAFSQNSTLFQHQIIHAGVKPYGCSECGKAFSRSSYLIEHQRIHTRAQWYREYGSTLEASTHTSRRRVNTVKKLHKCNECEKIFRWRSHLIIHQRIHTGEKPYKCNECDKAFNRSSRLTQHQKIHMG encoded by the exons ATGCCTGCTGCTGGCCAGGCCCAG GTCTCTCAGCCAGGACACGTGGATTCCCACCCACCGAGCCTCATG GAGGCTGTGACATTTGGTGATGTGGCCGTGCACTTCTCGCGGGAGGAATGGCAGTGTCTGGACCCTGGCCAGAGGGCTCTCTACAAGGAGGTGATGCTTGAGAACCACAGCAGTGTGGCTGGACTAG gatTCCTGGTCTTCAAGCCTGAGCTGATCTCCCGGCTAGAACAGGGGCAGGATCCATGGGTCCTTGACCTGCAaggagcagaggggagagaggaagccAGGACCACCCGGACAG ATTCTACAGTTGGGACTGATGGTGAGCAGGACATGGACAGTTTTAAATCAGAATCCGGGGGGGTCATGGTCAAAACCTTGCCCCAGAACTTTCCTCAGAGTCCTGGCTTTGGAAACACCTCAGATCCTGAAGTCTGTTCACAGAGACAGCCAACCTCCCTCTTCCATAAAAACTTCTTGAACATGGGGACCATGGGTCCCAGGAAGGCCTTCACCGAGGACGAGTTCCAGGGTCATGGTGAGTGGGGAAGCAGTGGCCGCCTGGGTTGTCAGCCTGATCAAAGTCAGTGGTCCTTCGGAAGGTGCGATGTATGTGGCAGGAGTCTGCGATCTCCTTCAGATGCTGCTCTACACCAGGAAGTGAATACCCAGCAGAAACCCAACAGATGCCAAGAGTGCCAAAAACAGTTATCCGATTGCTTCCAGGGGAGACCTCTGAGTACCTTtcctggagagaaaccatatgagTGTAGGGAGTGTGGGAAGGTCTTCAGGTTGTGCTCACAGCTTACTCAGCATCAGAGGAtccacactggagagaagccGTTTAAGTGCACCGACTGTGGGAAGGCCTTTCGCCTGAGCTCAAAACTTATTCAGCATCAAAGGATTCACACTGGGGAGAAGCCCTACAGGTGTGaagaatgtggaaaagcctttgGGCAGAGCTCCAGCCTCATCCATCATCAGAGGGTCCACACGGGAGAGAGGCCCTATGGCTGCCGGGAGTGCGGGAAGGCCTTCAGCCAGCAGTCTCAGCTGGCCAGGCACCAGAGGACCCACACGGGAGAGCGGCCCTACCCGTGCCGGGAGTGCGGCAAGGCCTTCAGCCAGAGCTCAACCCTAGCTCAGCACCAGCGGATGCACGCTGCAGAGAAGCTTGAGCTCCCGAGAACCCCGGAGAGTCCCAGCCTGGGTGCACGTCAGAGGATGCATGTTCCTGAGAAGCCATTTAAGTGTGACGAGTGTGGGAAGGCTTTCCGGTGGGTCTCCCGCCTGAGTCAGCATCAACTGacacacactggagagaaaccttataaatgcaACAAGTGTTCAAAAGCCTTTGGTTGCAGTTCACGACTTATTCGCCACCAGAGAACTCACACTGGAGAAAAACCGTTTAAGTGCGATGAGTGTGGGAAGGGCTTTGTCCAGGGCTCACACCTCATTcagcatcagagaattcataccgGGGAGAAGCCGTACGAGTGCAGTGACTGCGGGAAGGCCTTTAGCCAGAGCTCGAGCCTCATTTACCATCAGAGGATTCATAAGGGGGAGAAGCCCTACGAGTGCCTcgaatgtggaaaagccttcagcATGAGCACACAGCTCACAATACACCAGAGGGTGCACACGGGCGAGAGGCCATATAAGTGCAGTGAGTGTGGGAAGGCCTTCAGCCAGAATTCCACCCTTTTCCAGCACCAGATTATCCATGCCGGGGTGAAGCCCTATGGATGCAGCGAGTGCGGGAAGGCCTTCAGCCGGAGCTCATACCTGATCGAGCACCAGAGGATCCACACTCGTGCCCAGTGGTACCGTGAGTACGGGAGCACCCTGGAGGCTTCCACCCACACGAGTCGTAGGAGAGTTAATACTGTAAAGAAACTTCacaaatgtaatgaatgtgagaaaatattcagGTGGCGGTCGCATCTCATTATCCACcagagaattcacactggagagaaaccttacaaatgtaatgaatgtgaCAAAGCTTTTAATAGGAGCTCAAGGCTTACTCAGCATCAGAAAATTCACATGGGCTAG
- the ZNF7 gene encoding zinc finger protein 7 isoform X3: MEAVTFGDVAVHFSREEWQCLDPGQRALYKEVMLENHSSVAGLAGFLVFKPELISRLEQGQDPWVLDLQGAEGREEARTTRTDSTVGTDGEQDMDSFKSESGGVMVKTLPQNFPQSPGFGNTSDPEVCSQRQPTSLFHKNFLNMGTMGPRKAFTEDEFQGHGEWGSSGRLGCQPDQSQWSFGRCDVCGRSLRSPSDAALHQEVNTQQKPNRCQECQKQLSDCFQGRPLSTFPGEKPYECRECGKVFRLCSQLTQHQRIHTGEKPFKCTDCGKAFRLSSKLIQHQRIHTGEKPYRCEECGKAFGQSSSLIHHQRVHTGERPYGCRECGKAFSQQSQLARHQRTHTGERPYPCRECGKAFSQSSTLAQHQRMHAAEKLELPRTPESPSLGARQRMHVPEKPFKCDECGKAFRWVSRLSQHQLTHTGEKPYKCNKCSKAFGCSSRLIRHQRTHTGEKPFKCDECGKGFVQGSHLIQHQRIHTGEKPYECSDCGKAFSQSSSLIYHQRIHKGEKPYECLECGKAFSMSTQLTIHQRVHTGERPYKCSECGKAFSQNSTLFQHQIIHAGVKPYGCSECGKAFSRSSYLIEHQRIHTRAQWYREYGSTLEASTHTSRRRVNTVKKLHKCNECEKIFRWRSHLIIHQRIHTGEKPYKCNECDKAFNRSSRLTQHQKIHMG; the protein is encoded by the exons ATG GAGGCTGTGACATTTGGTGATGTGGCCGTGCACTTCTCGCGGGAGGAATGGCAGTGTCTGGACCCTGGCCAGAGGGCTCTCTACAAGGAGGTGATGCTTGAGAACCACAGCAGTGTGGCTGGACTAG caggatTCCTGGTCTTCAAGCCTGAGCTGATCTCCCGGCTAGAACAGGGGCAGGATCCATGGGTCCTTGACCTGCAaggagcagaggggagagaggaagccAGGACCACCCGGACAG ATTCTACAGTTGGGACTGATGGTGAGCAGGACATGGACAGTTTTAAATCAGAATCCGGGGGGGTCATGGTCAAAACCTTGCCCCAGAACTTTCCTCAGAGTCCTGGCTTTGGAAACACCTCAGATCCTGAAGTCTGTTCACAGAGACAGCCAACCTCCCTCTTCCATAAAAACTTCTTGAACATGGGGACCATGGGTCCCAGGAAGGCCTTCACCGAGGACGAGTTCCAGGGTCATGGTGAGTGGGGAAGCAGTGGCCGCCTGGGTTGTCAGCCTGATCAAAGTCAGTGGTCCTTCGGAAGGTGCGATGTATGTGGCAGGAGTCTGCGATCTCCTTCAGATGCTGCTCTACACCAGGAAGTGAATACCCAGCAGAAACCCAACAGATGCCAAGAGTGCCAAAAACAGTTATCCGATTGCTTCCAGGGGAGACCTCTGAGTACCTTtcctggagagaaaccatatgagTGTAGGGAGTGTGGGAAGGTCTTCAGGTTGTGCTCACAGCTTACTCAGCATCAGAGGAtccacactggagagaagccGTTTAAGTGCACCGACTGTGGGAAGGCCTTTCGCCTGAGCTCAAAACTTATTCAGCATCAAAGGATTCACACTGGGGAGAAGCCCTACAGGTGTGaagaatgtggaaaagcctttgGGCAGAGCTCCAGCCTCATCCATCATCAGAGGGTCCACACGGGAGAGAGGCCCTATGGCTGCCGGGAGTGCGGGAAGGCCTTCAGCCAGCAGTCTCAGCTGGCCAGGCACCAGAGGACCCACACGGGAGAGCGGCCCTACCCGTGCCGGGAGTGCGGCAAGGCCTTCAGCCAGAGCTCAACCCTAGCTCAGCACCAGCGGATGCACGCTGCAGAGAAGCTTGAGCTCCCGAGAACCCCGGAGAGTCCCAGCCTGGGTGCACGTCAGAGGATGCATGTTCCTGAGAAGCCATTTAAGTGTGACGAGTGTGGGAAGGCTTTCCGGTGGGTCTCCCGCCTGAGTCAGCATCAACTGacacacactggagagaaaccttataaatgcaACAAGTGTTCAAAAGCCTTTGGTTGCAGTTCACGACTTATTCGCCACCAGAGAACTCACACTGGAGAAAAACCGTTTAAGTGCGATGAGTGTGGGAAGGGCTTTGTCCAGGGCTCACACCTCATTcagcatcagagaattcataccgGGGAGAAGCCGTACGAGTGCAGTGACTGCGGGAAGGCCTTTAGCCAGAGCTCGAGCCTCATTTACCATCAGAGGATTCATAAGGGGGAGAAGCCCTACGAGTGCCTcgaatgtggaaaagccttcagcATGAGCACACAGCTCACAATACACCAGAGGGTGCACACGGGCGAGAGGCCATATAAGTGCAGTGAGTGTGGGAAGGCCTTCAGCCAGAATTCCACCCTTTTCCAGCACCAGATTATCCATGCCGGGGTGAAGCCCTATGGATGCAGCGAGTGCGGGAAGGCCTTCAGCCGGAGCTCATACCTGATCGAGCACCAGAGGATCCACACTCGTGCCCAGTGGTACCGTGAGTACGGGAGCACCCTGGAGGCTTCCACCCACACGAGTCGTAGGAGAGTTAATACTGTAAAGAAACTTCacaaatgtaatgaatgtgagaaaatattcagGTGGCGGTCGCATCTCATTATCCACcagagaattcacactggagagaaaccttacaaatgtaatgaatgtgaCAAAGCTTTTAATAGGAGCTCAAGGCTTACTCAGCATCAGAAAATTCACATGGGCTAG